The proteins below come from a single Drosophila busckii strain San Diego stock center, stock number 13000-0081.31 chromosome X, ASM1175060v1, whole genome shotgun sequence genomic window:
- the LOC108607169 gene encoding dynein regulatory complex subunit 4: MPPKGKKGKKGKKLPVLIDGVDTSSMTRDQLEAFALRLKAEMDREREERNYFQLERDKIRTFWEITRQQLEESRFELQQKDKEIEATQDLADIDTKHIMQQMKHLQFENQNKLGEVRAEAMTQLKVAQEHHVLQELELQNDKRQLRRIVRERIEMSDMQHRQLEAHFNQQLLEQRLLFESERKDNDRLHEEKMKEQRAKLELFFNAQMFEVEERKNQQIKDLQDHHDLAFNDMKNYYNDITLNNLALIGSMKEQIEQLRRQADRSDRIAAEASSETRRLREPLEHAKTQMKELQRKLEFYDRDKLQLARLKKSNVILEKKVKSLMWESETLLLRNDALVAERGNLKARFNEVIVELQQKTGLKNVLLERKIAALMREDEKRQIIMRKTIATCAPEFADKLQNVEKTVSDVVDTKNQTIIDLRYELAKAWKAHDDLLETYECKLKQYGIPTDELGFEPHRDRDHQQLYICGPAGIVTDNK, encoded by the exons ATG CCGCCAAAGGGTAAAAAGggcaaaaaaggcaaaaagctTCCAG TGCTTATCGATGGCGTTGACACTTCCTCGATGACGCGCGATCAGCTGGAGGCGTTTGCGCTGCGCCTCAAGGCTGAGATGGATCGGGAGCGCGAGGAGCGCAATTACTTTCAATTGGAGCGCGACAAGATACGCACTTTTTGGGAGATAACACGCCAGCAGCTGG AGGAGTCGCGCTtcgagctgcagcaaaaggaCAAAGAGATTGAGGCCACGCAGGACTTGGCTGACATCGATACCAAGCACATTATGCAGCAAATGAAGCATTTGCAGTTTGAGAATCAAAACAAACTGGGCGAAGTGCGTGCCGAGGCCATGACGCAGCTCAAGGTGGCCCAAGAGCATCATGTGCTccaggagctggagctgcagaaCGACAAGCGTCAGCTGCGTCGCATTGTGCGCGAGCGCATCGAGATGAGCGACATGCAGCATCGCCAGCTGGAAGCGCATTTCAATCAGCAATTGCT cgagcagcggcTTTTGTTTGAGAGCGAGCGCAAGGACAACGATCGTCTGCATGAGGAGAAGATGAAGGAGCAGCGCGCCAAGCTGGAGCTGTTCTTCAATGCGCAAATGTTTGAGGTGGAGGAGCGCAAGAATCAACAGATTAAGGATCTGCAAGATCATCACGATTTGGCCTTCAACGACATGAAGAACTACTATAACGATATTACACTCAACAATCTGGCGCTGATTGGCAGCATGAAGGAGCAGATCGAGCAGCTGCGTCGCCAGGCGGATCGCAGCGATCGCATTGCCGCCGAGGCCAGCAGCGAGACGCGTCGTCTGCGCGAGCCCCTGGAGCATGCCAAGACGCAAATGAAGGAGCTGCAGCGCAAGCTGGAGTTCTACGATCgcgacaagctgcagctggcgcgtCTCAAGAAGAGCAACGTCATACTCGAGAAGAAGGTGAAGAGTCTGATGTGGGAGTCGGAgactctgctgctgcgtaaCGATGCCCTCGTTGCCGAGCGTGGCAACCTCAAGGCACGCTTCAACGAGGTGATCGTTGAGCTGCAACAGAAGACCGGACTCAAGAACGTGCTGCTCGAGCGTAAGATTGCCGCCCTAATGCGCGAGGATGAGAAGCGCCAGATCATAATGCGCAAGACGATTGCCACCTGTGCGCCCGAGTTCGCTGACAAGCTGCAGAACGTAGAGAAGACAGTTAGCGATGTGGTGGACACAAAGAATCAAACAATCATCGATCTGCGCTACGAGCTGGCCAAGGCCTGGAAGGCACACGACGATCTGCTCGAGACCTACGAGTGCAAGCTCAAGCAATACGGCATACCCACTGACGAGTTGGGCTTCGAGCCTCATCGCGATCGCGATCACCAGCAGCTTTATATCTGTGGACCCGCTGGCATTGTTACCGACAACAAGTGA
- the LOC108605779 gene encoding uncharacterized protein LOC108605779, translating to MSQSTIGVTAIEKLRRFCYLGTVEAPVYVVTSFDVTVECHFEAVHKLCAEISDEQLLDCLKCLLDADDAEHLPRHDEAILVLAIYLSSHVDEQQRTLVREKFVELVRSDKDLLLFTNYVKRVQSLLKRKTPFGRTVRKAVLDWYKKQPLDKLLHMWSLSDCDRATHRDLLYRCHYRDAKFDAEIMAALRLMSTPSKELIAWPSYLNDVASSRDTIVGIAQLRLAQNAKAALPIVRAMSLSYEHVPRYVMKDAKLVKLLLPKMSYEQLLLTWPSFLSLFKRPRSAQRNYIELFFDEAKLRAANVAPLRLLLQETRATRTKKMITKGVVAANKPSFMLRLYKRSFGLNKALGLRLHITLNLEACYLGKSLTGRWRSIKYLDAMMAIAFAYYKSDPAVKVSYWHDASGQLESLPWTPAMSVDEAKACCENQKVAKVKQTLTGIIDSALADAAQTYDVFLVLAPSGTRGNPKKCSNQLCLLLDEYRRKRNAQAKFILVSLRQNHASMSYSTLRAENILELCSLSEQTALLINAFAHGKFI from the exons ATGAGCCAGAGCACGA ttGGTGTGACGGCTATTGAGAAACTACGACGCTTCTGCTATTTGGGCACTGTTGAAGCGCCAGTTTATGTGGTCACCAGCTTTGATGTGACTGTGGAATGCCACTTTGAAGCCGTTCACAAGCTATGCGCAGAGATCAGCGATGAGCAGCTCTTGGATTGCTTGAAATGCTTGCTGGATGCGGACGATGCGGAGCACTTGCCACGCCATGATGAAGCGATTCTAGTGCTGGCCATCTATCTGTCCAGCCATGTTGATGAGCAGCAACGTACACTGGTGCGTGAAAAGTTCGTTGAGCTGGTGCGCAGCGACAAggatttgttgcttttcacCAACTACGTGAAACGCGTGCAGAGCCTGCTGAAGCGCAAGACGCCGTTCGGCCGCACGGTGCGCAAAGCGGTGCTCGACTGGTACAAGAAGCAGCCGCTGGATAAACTGTTGCACATGTGGAGCTTGAGCGACTGCGATCGGGCAACGCATCGCGATCTTTTGTATCGCTGCCACTATCGCGATGCCAAGTTTGATGCGGAGATAATGGCTGCATTGCGTTTAATGTCCACGCCCTCAAAGGAACTTATCGCCTGGCCCAGCTATCTGAACGATGTGGCCAGCAGTAGAGACACCATTGTGGGCATTGCGCAGTTGCGTCTAGCACAGAATGCCAAGGCAGCTTTGCCCATTGTGCGCGCAATGTCGCTTAGCTACGAGCATGTGCCACGTTATGTGATGAAGGATGCAAAGCTggtaaagctgctgctgcccaaaatGAGCTACGAACAGCTCTTGCTGACCTGGCCTTCCTTTCTGAGTCTGTTCAAGAGGCCACGCTCAGCACAGCGCAACTACATTGAGCTGTTCTTCGATGAGGCCAAACTACGTGCGGCGAATGTGGCGCCactgcgcttgctgctgcaggaAACGCGTGCCACACGAACCAAGAAGATG ATTACCAAAGGCGTTGTTGCCGCCAACAAGCCCAGCTTCATGCTGAGGCTGTATAAGCGATCGTTTGGCTTGAACAAGGCGCTGGGTCTGCGACTGCACATAACACTCAATCTGGAGGCATGCTATCTAGGCA aatCGCTCACTGGACGTTGGCgttctattaaatatttggatGCAATGATGGCCATAGCATTTGCTTACTACAAAAGCGATCCAGCAGTGAAAGTCAGCTATTGGCATGATGCCAGCGGTCAGCTAGAGTCCTTACCCTGGACGCCCGCGATGTCTGTGGACGAAGCAAAAGCTTGCTGCGAGAATCAAAAG GTGGCCAAGGTCAAGCAGACGCTGACTGGCATCATCGATAGCGCACTCGCGGATGCAGCGCAGACATATGATGTATTCTTGGTGCTGGCGCCCAGTGGCACGCGTGGTAATCCAAAAAAATGTTCCAATCAGCTGTGTTTGCTGCTCGATGAGTATCGCCGGAAACGAAATGCGCAGGCCAA ATTTATTCTAGTGAGCCTGCGGCAGAATCACGCCTCCATGAGCTATTCAACGCTGCGTGCGGAAAACATTTTGGAGCTGTGCAGTCTCAGCGAGCAGACGGCGCTTTTGATCAACGCCTTTGCACATGGAAAATTCATATAA
- the LOC108606349 gene encoding transcription factor btd-like, translating into MTTTISKQELQQQQQQQQQQQQQQQQQEQQQFKLQYTPATAATAATTVPSALQFDAINNNNNNNINGVQVEPQKRRSLLNFKSLDFHIKSLYSGLRPNHKSASSSIQDNSLATVPRPAPDLRIESVDAAAPSDLLLDYTQSPYTPRRNSSTQLLPLNNLSPYFLSPYAASASAAGAGAAAAGAAAAAGDGIRRSSTSDIVGCRRRGSSASNSNSRRPSTTDLLRRARERRGSEARMGRSVSHSGMRGGSMLGGGAGCMGGRRTSMAF; encoded by the coding sequence atgacaacaacaataagcaagcaagagctacaacaacaacaacaacaacaacagcagcaacaacaacaacagcagcagcaggagcagcagcaattcaagCTACAATacacgccagcaacagcagcaacagcagcaaccactgTGCCCAGCGCGCTGCAGTTCGatgcaatcaacaacaacaacaacaacaacatcaatggAGTTCAAGTGGAGCCTCAGAAGCGTCGCTCGCTGCTCAATTTTAAGTCGCTGGACTTTCATATCAAGTCGCTCTACAGCGGCCTGCGCCCCAACCACAAGTCCGCCTCATCCTCGATACAGGACAACAGTCTGGCCACAGTTCCACGCCCAGCGCCCGATCTGCGCATCGAAAGCGTCGACGCCGCCGCGCCCTCAGATCTGTTGCTCGACTACACCCAATCGCCGTATACGCCACGCCGCAACTCCAgcacacagctgctgccactgaaCAACTTGTCGCCTTATTTTCTATCGCCCTATGCAGCGTCTGCTTccgctgctggagctggagctgcagcagctggcgcggcagcagcagcaggcgatGGCATACGCCGCTCCTCCACCTCGGACATTGTGGGCTGCCGGCGGCGCGGCTcaagcgccagcaacagcaacagtcgccgGCCCAGCACAACGGATTTGCTGAGGCGCGCGCGGGAGCGACGCGGCAGTGAGGCGCGCATGGGACGCAGCGTCTCGCACAGTGGCATGCGTGGTGGCAGCATGTTGGGCGGTGGGGCAGGCTGCATGGGCGGACGACGCACTAGCATGGCGTTCtaa